One genomic segment of Clostridium estertheticum subsp. estertheticum includes these proteins:
- a CDS encoding response regulator transcription factor: MNNKILIVEDDIAISEMVKNYLIKDGFIVTTAFDGEEAIVKYLSHVFDLIVLDLMMPKLNGIETMKIIREKSSVPILIMSAKDSDVDKAVGLGLGADDYISKPFSMIEFSARIKAAIRRSTKYSNSDKKDESLIFKVGKLTINIKNFSVVKNNQVISLTSKEFDILKLFIQNPNRVFTKAQIYSFVWKDNYCGDENVINVHMRRLREKIEDNPSNPQYIKTLWGIGYKLEVNE, encoded by the coding sequence ATGAATAATAAAATTTTGATTGTTGAAGATGATATTGCCATTAGCGAAATGGTTAAGAATTACTTGATAAAGGATGGGTTTATCGTAACAACAGCCTTTGATGGTGAAGAAGCGATTGTTAAATATCTAAGTCATGTTTTTGATTTAATTGTTCTTGATTTAATGATGCCTAAATTAAACGGTATAGAAACTATGAAGATAATTCGAGAAAAAAGTTCAGTACCAATATTAATTATGTCTGCCAAGGATAGTGATGTAGATAAAGCAGTGGGACTCGGGTTAGGAGCGGATGATTATATTTCTAAGCCCTTTTCTATGATAGAATTCTCTGCAAGAATTAAAGCCGCTATAAGAAGATCCACAAAATATTCTAATAGTGACAAGAAAGATGAATCACTGATATTTAAAGTTGGAAAACTTACTATAAATATAAAAAATTTTTCTGTTGTTAAAAATAACCAGGTTATTTCGCTAACTTCTAAGGAATTTGATATTTTAAAATTGTTTATCCAGAATCCAAATAGAGTATTTACTAAGGCTCAAATTTACAGCTTTGTTTGGAAAGATAATTACTGTGGAGATGAGAATGTAATTAATGTCCATATGCGAAGACTAAGAGAAAAGATAGAGGATAACCCTTCAAATCCACAATACATAAAGACTTTATGGGGTATTGGTTACAAGTTGGAGGTTAATGAGTGA
- a CDS encoding S41 family peptidase — protein sequence MRKKKLKVLGRILGCVIALLGVVLIYVYNSYPICTYVPKPYNSAGNVVLDKKMTNLEVKMDVEKMIDIMENTHPIFLEKQTERYKEAKEKFLKETNKSMVVGEFQRAVSRYLVSIEDGHTQLYWKEDQYLNINWRYLNGNLVMFSDDGKQIDKVVTKINGVQINKVMDTIKDLFPAENYVAENINNAKYSKGKMVLTYSGVDCSKDILLTEKGKDGEENVKVEFNKVKDNDTDYEISSRKIDGKTIYVKLGVCEVNKDLNNVVEDLSQAVSNGIKNVIIDVRNNPGGNSKACDMLLDSLKMKPGRYGSIIRFSSLAQERHGFLRKSGYVSFKSSNDVVKNKDIKLYVITNEKTFSSAQMLATWVKDGKLGTIVGQPSSNMPSSFGDVLGFQLDNSKLQGQISFKKWIRPDKTKEAERVLEPDIYVDYSEDALSMILDKIK from the coding sequence ATGAGAAAAAAAAAGCTTAAGGTTCTTGGAAGAATATTAGGGTGTGTAATTGCTTTGCTAGGTGTGGTATTAATATACGTATATAATAGTTATCCTATATGTACATATGTCCCTAAACCCTATAATTCTGCTGGAAATGTGGTATTGGATAAAAAGATGACTAATTTAGAGGTGAAAATGGATGTGGAAAAGATGATAGATATAATGGAAAACACACATCCCATTTTTTTAGAAAAACAAACCGAAAGATATAAAGAAGCAAAAGAAAAATTTTTAAAAGAGACAAATAAAAGTATGGTCGTAGGTGAATTCCAACGTGCTGTTAGTAGATATTTAGTATCAATAGAAGATGGGCATACACAACTTTATTGGAAAGAGGATCAGTACTTAAATATTAACTGGAGATATTTAAATGGTAATTTGGTTATGTTTTCAGATGATGGTAAACAAATAGATAAAGTAGTAACGAAAATTAATGGAGTACAAATAAATAAGGTTATGGATACAATTAAGGATCTTTTTCCGGCTGAAAATTATGTAGCTGAAAATATTAATAATGCAAAGTATTCAAAGGGAAAGATGGTATTAACGTACTCGGGTGTTGATTGCTCAAAAGATATATTATTAACGGAAAAAGGTAAGGATGGAGAAGAAAATGTTAAAGTAGAATTTAACAAAGTGAAAGATAATGATACAGATTATGAAATTTCAAGCAGAAAAATTGATGGTAAAACAATATATGTAAAGCTAGGCGTTTGTGAAGTTAATAAAGATTTAAATAATGTTGTAGAAGATTTAAGTCAAGCTGTTAGTAATGGTATAAAAAATGTAATAATAGATGTTAGAAACAACCCAGGTGGAAATTCAAAGGCATGTGATATGTTATTAGATTCACTTAAAATGAAGCCTGGACGTTATGGATCTATAATAAGATTTTCTTCATTAGCACAAGAAAGGCATGGTTTTCTAAGGAAAAGCGGATATGTATCTTTTAAGAGCAGTAATGATGTGGTGAAAAACAAAGATATAAAATTATATGTTATTACAAATGAAAAAACTTTTAGCTCAGCTCAAATGTTAGCTACATGGGTTAAGGATGGAAAACTAGGTACTATAGTTGGACAACCAAGCAGTAATATGCCATCTTCATTTGGAGATGTATTAGGATTTCAATTAGATAATTCAAAATTACAAGGGCAAATTTCATTCAAGAAATGGATAAGACCAGATAAAACAAAAGAGGCTGAAAGAGTATTAGAACCAGATATTTATGTGGATTATTCAGAAGACGCATTAAGTATGATTTTGGATAAAATCAAATAA
- a CDS encoding PadR family transcriptional regulator gives MRTLKYAILGLINRKPITGYDIGKEFNFQLAEFWSAKLSQIYPELKKLVEEKLIVYDIEISGDVLEKKIYDITEKGKNEFLKWLKKDVPMEQTPKNIFRLRMYFSSNLDVNTRIDLLEHQLLKHNERLTFLYEQKEPYDSVPPLNSDVFGDYLVLDGAIIREESTIKWLENCINYCKNGNEI, from the coding sequence ATGAGGACCCTTAAATATGCAATTTTAGGATTAATAAATAGAAAACCTATAACTGGTTATGACATAGGAAAAGAATTTAATTTTCAATTAGCTGAGTTTTGGAGTGCAAAACTCAGTCAGATATATCCTGAATTAAAAAAATTAGTCGAAGAAAAACTTATAGTTTATGATATTGAAATTAGTGGGGACGTATTAGAAAAAAAAATTTATGATATCACAGAAAAAGGTAAAAACGAATTTTTAAAATGGTTGAAAAAGGATGTCCCTATGGAACAAACCCCCAAAAATATTTTTAGGCTTAGAATGTATTTTTCAAGTAATTTAGATGTAAACACTAGAATCGATTTATTGGAACATCAATTACTTAAGCATAATGAAAGGCTTACCTTTTTATACGAGCAAAAGGAACCTTATGATAGCGTTCCACCTCTTAATAGTGATGTTTTTGGAGATTATCTTGTTCTAGACGGAGCTATTATACGAGAAGAGTCTACTATTAAATGGTTGGAAAATTGTATTAATTATTGTAAAAACGGTAATGAAATATAA
- a CDS encoding L-lactate MFS transporter: MELTKKRWGILIASCFINLCIGSMYAWSVFAGPMAKYLSQLTGTTLTAGALAIVFTVTNSVGPITMITGGRINDTFGPKKVIFVGGLLFGGGMILSGFATGLGFLVFAYGIVTGLGIGMVYGCTISNSIKLFPDKRGFVGGITTACYGFSAVIVPPVANILISNLGVTAAFKIIGATFLIIVCVCSFFIDKCPAGFIPEGWTPPASQGNKLNQNSKDWKGMLKSPIFYPMALILLCGAFYGLMCSALASPIAQGMIGMSVAAATTVVSILALFSTGGRVIAGYASDKIGRINTLTVAFVLAIIGLICMYFSGQGDVTRFYIGIIIVGVSFGAFMAVFPGLTADQFGTKHNSVNYGIMFIGFAISGYFGPTVMKNVYAADHSYRRAFLIAAVLCVIGFVITFVYRYVYKKLTAINISDSMTLKN, translated from the coding sequence ATGGAATTGACAAAAAAAAGATGGGGTATTTTGATTGCAAGTTGTTTTATTAATTTATGCATTGGTTCAATGTATGCTTGGAGTGTATTTGCAGGTCCTATGGCAAAATACTTGAGCCAACTTACTGGTACCACTTTAACTGCTGGCGCTCTTGCAATCGTATTCACAGTTACAAATTCAGTAGGACCTATTACCATGATTACAGGCGGAAGAATTAATGACACCTTTGGACCTAAAAAAGTTATCTTTGTTGGTGGCTTGCTTTTTGGTGGAGGTATGATATTATCGGGTTTCGCCACCGGATTAGGCTTTTTAGTATTTGCGTATGGTATTGTAACTGGTCTTGGGATTGGAATGGTTTATGGATGTACAATCAGTAATTCAATTAAACTTTTTCCAGACAAGCGTGGATTTGTTGGAGGCATTACAACTGCATGTTATGGTTTTAGTGCAGTAATAGTACCACCAGTCGCAAATATATTAATCAGTAATTTAGGAGTAACAGCAGCCTTTAAGATAATAGGTGCTACATTCCTAATTATTGTATGTGTTTGCTCATTCTTTATTGATAAATGTCCAGCAGGATTTATTCCTGAAGGATGGACACCACCAGCTTCTCAAGGAAATAAGTTAAATCAAAATAGTAAAGATTGGAAGGGAATGCTTAAAAGTCCTATTTTCTATCCAATGGCTTTGATATTGTTATGTGGTGCATTCTATGGGTTAATGTGTTCGGCTCTAGCTTCTCCTATAGCACAAGGCATGATTGGAATGTCAGTTGCTGCTGCAACTACTGTAGTTTCTATTTTAGCATTATTTAGTACAGGTGGTCGTGTTATTGCAGGTTATGCCTCTGATAAAATTGGTAGAATCAATACACTTACTGTTGCTTTTGTTCTTGCTATAATTGGACTTATATGTATGTATTTTTCAGGACAAGGAGATGTTACAAGATTTTATATAGGTATTATAATTGTTGGAGTATCCTTTGGCGCATTCATGGCTGTTTTCCCGGGGCTTACTGCAGATCAATTTGGTACTAAGCACAATAGTGTTAATTATGGAATAATGTTTATTGGTTTTGCAATATCAGGTTATTTTGGACCAACAGTAATGAAAAATGTATATGCTGCGGATCATAGTTATCGAAGAGCATTTTTAATAGCTGCTGTTCTCTGTGTTATAGGTTTTGTAATAACTTTTGTTTATCGTTATGTATATAAAAAGTTAACTGCAATTAATATTAGTGATAGTATGACGTTGAAAAATTAA
- a CDS encoding FAD-dependent oxidoreductase, translated as MQRKYPNLCKPIKIGNVNFRNRMFSAPMGGTDITADCTIGPASTAFYELRAKGGAASVTVSECVVHPETEGSHMFHLDLETVGSLASFTYTADAIRRHGAIASVELSHSGQYAGTYLTDKNKKQGLSQWGPSAAIRPDGLPVKELTQELIDDIVAAYGNTAGLAKRAGFEMVMIHGGHGWLINQFLSPYFNKRTDKYGGCLENRVRFAQEVIDSVRKAVGVGFPIEFRMSGSELFEGGYDLNDGVEIAKLIESKIDLLHVSAGTYQRGFGITHPSMFLPHGSNVYLAAEIKKHVSVPVATIGGLNDPEMMEEIIASGKADVVEMARALLADHELPKKIVTNKDKDIVKCLRCFTCMAERAMTSTRRCTVNPLIGRELGGSEVIPSPHPGKVLVAGGGPGGLEAAITAAKRGHKVILCEKSDELGGILKGEQAIPFKYEMYELGVTLGKLAKDAGVEIRLNTTVTKEYVNKENVDALIIAVGSEPLVPPIPGLHGDNVVVVNDYYLEKDKVKSEVVVLGGGLAGCEAAIHLAQEGKTVHLVEMRAELAPDANIRHRPILLGEIEKNNKIYVHMEYKGLSVTREGVVCADVACVEHLVPGTTIICALGQRARRDVAEDLIDCAPFVREIGDCVKASTITTAIYQGYHAALDI; from the coding sequence ATGCAAAGAAAGTATCCAAACCTATGTAAACCAATCAAAATTGGAAATGTTAATTTCAGAAACAGAATGTTTTCAGCTCCAATGGGAGGAACAGATATAACAGCTGATTGCACTATTGGACCTGCTTCAACAGCTTTTTATGAATTAAGAGCTAAGGGGGGCGCGGCATCGGTTACTGTCAGTGAATGTGTGGTTCATCCAGAAACAGAAGGTTCCCATATGTTTCATTTAGATTTGGAAACAGTAGGTTCACTTGCAAGCTTTACTTATACTGCAGATGCTATTCGCCGTCATGGTGCAATTGCTAGTGTAGAATTATCTCATTCAGGACAATATGCTGGAACTTATTTAACTGACAAGAATAAAAAACAAGGACTATCTCAATGGGGACCAAGTGCTGCGATTCGTCCGGATGGTCTTCCAGTAAAAGAACTTACTCAAGAATTAATTGATGACATAGTAGCAGCTTATGGAAATACTGCTGGACTCGCTAAAAGAGCAGGTTTTGAAATGGTTATGATTCATGGTGGACATGGATGGTTAATTAATCAATTCTTGTCTCCTTATTTTAATAAGAGAACAGACAAATACGGCGGCTGTCTAGAAAACAGAGTACGTTTTGCACAGGAGGTTATTGATAGTGTCCGAAAGGCAGTTGGGGTAGGTTTCCCAATCGAGTTTAGAATGAGCGGTTCTGAATTATTTGAGGGCGGTTATGATTTAAATGACGGCGTTGAAATCGCTAAATTAATAGAATCAAAAATAGATTTGCTTCATGTATCAGCAGGAACTTACCAAAGAGGATTTGGAATAACGCATCCTTCTATGTTTTTACCACATGGATCTAATGTTTACCTTGCAGCAGAAATTAAAAAGCATGTAAGTGTTCCCGTTGCAACGATTGGTGGTTTAAATGACCCAGAAATGATGGAAGAAATCATAGCTAGTGGTAAGGCAGATGTTGTTGAAATGGCTCGTGCACTTTTAGCTGACCATGAACTTCCGAAAAAAATTGTGACAAATAAAGATAAGGATATTGTAAAATGTTTAAGATGCTTTACATGTATGGCAGAACGTGCTATGACATCTACAAGGCGTTGCACTGTTAATCCATTAATTGGACGTGAACTAGGTGGATCAGAAGTTATTCCTTCTCCTCATCCAGGTAAAGTTCTAGTAGCAGGTGGTGGACCGGGTGGACTTGAAGCTGCTATCACTGCTGCAAAACGTGGGCATAAGGTAATTCTTTGTGAGAAATCTGACGAGTTAGGTGGAATACTTAAGGGAGAACAAGCAATCCCATTTAAGTACGAAATGTATGAGTTAGGTGTAACTCTTGGAAAATTAGCAAAGGATGCTGGCGTTGAAATTCGATTGAATACAACTGTTACAAAAGAATATGTTAATAAAGAAAATGTTGATGCATTAATTATAGCAGTTGGTTCAGAACCACTTGTACCGCCAATACCAGGTTTACATGGTGATAATGTAGTTGTTGTTAATGACTATTATTTAGAGAAGGACAAGGTTAAGAGTGAAGTGGTAGTTCTTGGAGGAGGTCTTGCTGGATGTGAAGCAGCAATACATCTTGCACAAGAAGGTAAGACTGTACATCTAGTAGAAATGAGAGCAGAACTTGCTCCAGATGCAAATATTAGGCATCGTCCTATTTTACTTGGGGAAATAGAAAAAAATAATAAGATTTATGTTCATATGGAATATAAGGGATTAAGTGTAACACGAGAAGGTGTTGTCTGTGCTGATGTAGCTTGCGTGGAACATCTAGTTCCAGGTACTACAATAATTTGTGCACTTGGACAGAGAGCAAGAAGAGATGTGGCAGAAGACTTAATTGACTGTGCACCTTTTGTTAGAGAAATTGGTGATTGTGTAAAAGCATCTACCATAACAACTGCAATATATCAAGGATATCATGCTGCCCTTGATATATAG
- a CDS encoding N-acetylmuramoyl-L-alanine amidase, which produces MKKIFKAFIIMILAFVVCIPMQTMVQASTFTSMSSKKDVVATKPWAVSFNKALSLTTVNTTNIKVVDENNNNIDITVVLTNNNKTVVAQPVKNYEAGKTYTLIVTDNVKSSDGKVLPSEVRMDFTTKSLPTKPSEFTVCIDPAQYYSTTTSNSGVKAKDINLSTALKLGTILKARGFNVVYTRDSDAVSWTQSGEDDAKALIAKNANADVFLSINMNSYTPDSAANGIETYYTTDKSANKLLASSLQAELITATKAKDRGIQVVDSTSNFAVLNKTSCPAIVAELGFITNPSEEILLESQQYQNNATKAIANGLMSYAGFANTDTTYDNTSTVSSAADILVNVRAGDKYTLPETTNVTMSNNTKKTLGVTWPNNVFNIVDAGTYSYYGTINGTSIKVKAIITVGAATTPIIITTPTTELQSTVIGEKLFIYLTPSANIVSTLKAAVKLHDGVTINNCVYFSSEAMRRISVPVPIGVCNTHQYLNYLNNNKWSKTKDIKKLAPGSLCFTTNDGTGYPTHTFVFMGWVNDGDYTIAYVADNQGQAVHTRSMLAKGDTDAFAFFMSK; this is translated from the coding sequence ATGAAAAAGATTTTTAAAGCATTTATAATTATGATTTTAGCTTTCGTTGTGTGTATACCTATGCAAACAATGGTACAAGCTAGTACATTTACCAGTATGAGTTCTAAAAAAGATGTGGTAGCTACTAAGCCATGGGCAGTGAGTTTTAATAAGGCTTTAAGCCTTACAACGGTAAATACCACGAATATTAAGGTGGTTGATGAGAATAATAATAACATAGATATTACAGTTGTCCTAACTAATAACAATAAAACTGTAGTAGCTCAACCTGTTAAAAATTATGAAGCTGGAAAGACTTACACGTTGATAGTAACAGACAATGTTAAGTCTAGCGACGGAAAAGTTCTTCCGAGTGAAGTAAGAATGGATTTTACAACCAAAAGTTTACCTACTAAACCAAGTGAGTTTACGGTATGTATTGACCCAGCTCAATACTATAGTACAACAACTAGTAACAGTGGTGTCAAAGCTAAGGATATAAATCTAAGTACAGCATTAAAACTAGGTACAATATTAAAAGCAAGAGGATTTAATGTAGTATATACAAGAGATAGCGATGCAGTATCTTGGACTCAAAGTGGTGAGGATGATGCAAAAGCACTAATTGCTAAAAATGCTAATGCTGATGTGTTTTTAAGTATAAACATGAATTCGTATACTCCAGATTCTGCTGCGAATGGGATTGAAACATATTACACAACTGACAAAAGTGCGAATAAGTTACTCGCGTCTTCGCTGCAAGCTGAACTAATAACAGCAACAAAAGCTAAGGATAGGGGAATACAAGTAGTAGATAGTACAAGTAATTTTGCAGTATTAAATAAGACAAGCTGTCCTGCGATAGTTGCAGAGTTAGGATTTATAACTAATCCATCTGAGGAAATATTATTAGAAAGTCAGCAGTATCAAAATAATGCTACAAAGGCAATCGCTAATGGGTTAATGAGTTATGCTGGATTTGCAAATACTGATACTACTTACGATAATACTTCAACAGTAAGTTCAGCTGCAGATATACTTGTTAATGTACGCGCAGGTGATAAATATACTCTCCCTGAAACTACAAATGTTACTATGAGTAATAATACTAAGAAAACACTTGGAGTAACATGGCCTAATAATGTATTCAATATAGTTGATGCAGGTACTTACAGCTATTATGGAACTATAAACGGGACTAGTATAAAAGTAAAAGCTATAATTACTGTAGGAGCTGCAACTACACCAATTATAATAACTACACCAACTACAGAATTGCAATCTACGGTAATCGGAGAAAAGTTATTTATATATTTGACTCCATCAGCCAACATTGTTAGTACACTAAAGGCAGCAGTAAAATTGCATGATGGAGTAACAATAAACAATTGTGTTTATTTTTCAAGCGAGGCAATGAGAAGAATAAGTGTACCAGTACCTATAGGGGTATGTAACACACATCAATATTTAAATTATTTAAATAATAATAAATGGTCAAAAACAAAAGATATTAAAAAGCTTGCACCTGGAAGCCTTTGCTTTACAACAAATGATGGTACCGGATATCCTACACATACTTTTGTATTTATGGGATGGGTTAATGACGGAGATTACACTATTGCATATGTTGCAGATAATCAAGGACAGGCTGTACACACACGAAGTATGTTAGCAAAGGGTGATACAGATGCTTTCGCTTTCTTTATGTCCAAATAA
- a CDS encoding ATP-dependent helicase: MIKEINDEVKKIVYRDDQLPIMLYRGGTMAVPAVPGAGKTFIICNLVCEIIKDKVHKPGKILIVTFMNSAVNNFKHRISMVLQNKGINATNDYEVMTIHSLALKILKDRPDVMGVNEEFKILDDVNKSLYLNNCISMWRRKGGEAVFKSMISDKSLNKYTGKQDKWWNDFFTTVDTTIGELKINDISPEKLKEDIKSLDQNNILVHISEIYDTYSKILKSEGYIDYNDLLILAYKLLKTDDTVREKVQKKYTFVFEDECQDSNLIQGKILSLISEKSGNLVRVGDVNQSITGTFTASDPEYFREFCGKANNAFKMFMAGRSTNHIIDLANELVEFTNNKHGEENCRNALVNQRIKNLDDKLETSQDNYGISTMICNSREEETKKAVRVAIKFKEKFPGKTCAILVPFNNQVREIADILRFYNIECDELSNKSDKKIKVTRTLGYILQFISRPQDSVLFKDLIKNVFCEEQNEESEKLFHFICGYDVEKLMYPSRGKINELDIPGEILNSKVYKQFISSMDLIKTIFEYPQTHFDRLILYISDVLNFTLENRAMAEAVASYVRFASIDNSEFSLGYVAEQLLDEKNGILDHISGIIYDLEGYEPSPDRVTISTCHKAKGLEWDCVLILNITSYQYPYMTNDKFKDYYYLKDEFKNPTVLCKAQIAKILGNNICEDPLKEAKIQIINEKIRLLYVGITRAKEYLILMATRSNEGKWNEDKPSKYFYVLQDYINSQRGVL, encoded by the coding sequence TTGATAAAGGAGATAAATGATGAAGTTAAAAAAATAGTTTATAGGGATGATCAATTGCCTATAATGTTGTATCGAGGAGGAACTATGGCAGTACCAGCAGTTCCAGGTGCGGGAAAGACTTTCATAATATGTAATCTAGTATGTGAAATTATAAAGGATAAGGTCCATAAACCTGGTAAAATACTTATAGTAACTTTTATGAATAGTGCAGTTAACAATTTTAAACATAGAATCTCTATGGTGTTACAAAATAAGGGTATAAATGCAACGAATGATTATGAAGTCATGACTATCCACAGTTTAGCACTGAAAATTTTAAAAGATCGACCAGATGTAATGGGGGTTAATGAGGAATTTAAAATATTGGATGATGTTAATAAAAGTTTATATTTAAATAATTGTATATCAATGTGGCGAAGAAAAGGCGGAGAGGCAGTATTTAAGAGTATGATATCTGATAAATCCTTAAATAAATACACAGGGAAACAAGATAAGTGGTGGAATGATTTTTTTACAACAGTTGATACGACTATTGGTGAACTTAAGATAAATGACATTTCTCCTGAAAAATTAAAGGAAGATATAAAATCATTAGATCAAAATAATATCTTAGTGCATATATCTGAAATTTATGATACTTACAGTAAAATTTTAAAAAGTGAGGGGTATATAGATTACAATGATTTGCTAATTCTTGCGTATAAACTTTTAAAAACTGATGACACAGTTAGGGAAAAGGTGCAAAAAAAATATACCTTTGTCTTTGAGGATGAATGCCAAGACTCTAATTTAATTCAAGGAAAAATACTAAGTTTAATTTCAGAGAAAAGTGGTAATTTAGTAAGAGTTGGGGATGTTAATCAAAGTATAACAGGAACATTTACAGCGTCTGACCCTGAATATTTTAGGGAGTTTTGTGGCAAGGCAAATAATGCATTCAAAATGTTTATGGCGGGGCGTAGTACAAATCATATAATTGATTTAGCAAATGAACTAGTTGAGTTTACAAACAATAAGCATGGAGAAGAAAATTGTAGAAATGCATTAGTAAATCAAAGAATTAAAAATTTGGATGATAAGCTTGAAACCAGCCAAGATAACTATGGTATAAGCACTATGATTTGTAATTCAAGAGAAGAAGAAACTAAAAAGGCAGTTCGCGTGGCTATAAAATTTAAAGAAAAATTTCCTGGGAAAACATGCGCAATATTAGTTCCTTTTAATAATCAAGTTAGAGAAATAGCAGATATTCTTAGATTTTATAATATCGAATGTGATGAGTTATCAAATAAATCAGATAAAAAAATTAAAGTTACGAGGACACTAGGATATATACTGCAATTTATTTCAAGACCACAAGATAGTGTTTTATTTAAAGATTTAATTAAGAATGTTTTCTGCGAGGAACAAAATGAAGAAAGTGAAAAATTATTCCATTTTATTTGTGGTTATGATGTTGAAAAGCTGATGTACCCAAGTCGCGGCAAAATAAATGAACTGGACATTCCAGGAGAAATATTAAACTCTAAGGTGTATAAACAATTTATAAGTTCCATGGATTTAATTAAAACAATCTTTGAATATCCTCAGACACATTTTGATAGATTAATTTTATATATTAGCGATGTTCTAAATTTTACGCTTGAAAACAGAGCAATGGCAGAGGCAGTTGCGTCTTATGTTAGATTTGCGTCTATTGATAATAGTGAATTTTCTTTAGGCTATGTAGCAGAGCAATTGCTAGATGAAAAGAATGGTATACTCGATCATATCTCAGGTATAATATACGACTTAGAGGGGTATGAACCATCCCCTGATAGAGTAACAATATCAACTTGTCATAAAGCTAAAGGGCTAGAATGGGATTGTGTATTAATATTAAATATTACATCTTATCAATATCCTTATATGACAAATGATAAATTTAAAGACTATTATTATTTAAAGGATGAATTTAAAAACCCGACAGTTCTCTGCAAAGCCCAAATCGCCAAAATTCTAGGTAATAATATTTGTGAAGATCCATTAAAAGAAGCTAAAATACAAATAATAAATGAAAAAATAAGGCTTTTATATGTAGGGATAACAAGGGCTAAGGAATATTTAATTTTAATGGCAACCCGATCTAATGAAGGTAAATGGAATGAAGACAAACCATCAAAGTATTTTTATGTTCTTCAAGATTACATAAATAGCCAAAGGGGTGTTTTATAA
- a CDS encoding PD-(D/E)XK nuclease family protein — MLDIRKLNHVYYSQNLLNTFHKCPLKFKIKYLDNIRWKKDSIDDEDYYKNMNMGLDFHLIAQRYFSNIPLVINESNTELLHFTKSLQEKFTIIDENIYLPEYEIKMRKDNIRIQAKYDLIIIKPNNKIEIWDWKTENRKLDYSEVSKRMQAIVYMYIVGERSLEIFDREIPFENISMSFWQPQFKENVITINYSKSKHKIYEEKIIEIIRRLTNYDFTLDFNIELYRKKCRYCEFAGDTQVCDAFI; from the coding sequence ATGTTAGACATTAGAAAATTGAATCATGTCTATTATAGTCAAAATCTTTTAAATACTTTCCATAAATGTCCTCTTAAATTTAAAATAAAATATTTAGATAATATTAGATGGAAAAAAGATTCAATAGATGATGAGGATTATTATAAGAATATGAACATGGGACTGGATTTTCATCTCATAGCCCAAAGATATTTTTCAAATATTCCTTTGGTTATAAATGAGAGTAATACTGAATTACTCCACTTTACAAAGTCGCTTCAAGAAAAATTCACTATTATAGATGAAAATATATATTTGCCAGAGTATGAAATTAAAATGAGAAAAGATAATATTAGGATTCAAGCAAAGTATGATTTAATAATTATTAAGCCAAATAATAAAATAGAAATATGGGACTGGAAGACAGAAAACAGAAAACTTGATTATAGTGAAGTAAGCAAAAGAATGCAAGCTATTGTTTATATGTATATAGTAGGAGAAAGGTCATTAGAAATATTTGATAGAGAGATACCATTTGAAAATATAAGTATGAGTTTTTGGCAACCTCAGTTTAAAGAGAATGTCATCACTATTAATTATTCAAAGAGTAAGCATAAAATATATGAAGAAAAAATTATAGAGATAATACGTCGGCTTACTAATTATGATTTTACTTTAGATTTCAATATTGAATTGTATAGAAAGAAATGCAGGTATTGTGAATTCGCAGGGGATACCCAGGTATGTGATGCTTTTATTTAG